A window of Nonomuraea angiospora genomic DNA:
GAGCGTTACATCGACTTCGACGTGGCCGCCGACGGCGGCGAGCAGGAGATCGACACCAATCCGCTGACCGCGCGGGAGATCGCCGTGCTGTCGGCCGTCGCGGCCGGCGGGCGGGGCAGCGACCTGCGCAGCACCTTGGGCCTGTCGATCCACACGATCAGGAACTACCTCGCCGCCGCCCGCCTGAAGACGGGCGCCCGCAGCGACGAGGAAGCCGTGCGCATCGCGCGGGCGAACGGGTGGCTGAACGAGGGACCGGTGGCCGCCGGTAGTTGATTCCCGGGCCAGGAAGGCGTCACGATCGGTACGAAATCATGATGCATCCTGACATATGGGAGTGCGCCGGTGGCCCATGACAGCGAAGCGCAGGTCAGGTGGTTGACGACGGCCGTCGTCGCGGTCACCGGGGCGCTGTGGGGCCTCACCCCGCTCGCCTTCCTGCTCGACGGCGATCCGGGCCGGGCCCTGATCGCGCTCGCGCTGCTCGGAGGGCTGCTCGTGGTGTACGCCAGGATCGTCGCCCGGCACATCGCGGGCACGAGCCAGGGGCCTCACCGGGCGCGGATCTTCCTGCTGTTCGCCGTCGTCGTCTACGGGGCGATCCCGTTCCAGGGATCGGTGTGGATCTACACGCCGCTCGTCGTCGCCACCGCCGGGCTGCTCCTGCTGCCCTTCCGGTACGGCGTCATCGTGCTCCTGGCGGTGGCCGCCGCCGAGTACCCGCTGACGCTCGTCGAGTGGGGTCCCGTGGCGTCCTCCGCGGCGCAGCGGGCCGCCGGAGTGCTCGTCGCCTCGGTGGTCGCCGCGGGCATCGTGCATTATGCGAGGTTCGTCCGCGAGCTGCGCGAGCTGCGGGTCGCGCTGGCCGAGATGGCCGTGGACCAGGACCGGCTGCGGCTGGCGGGGCAGCTGCACGACCTGCTCGGCCAGACGCTGGCGTCGATCACCCTGAAGACGGAGCTGGCCCTGGCCCTGGTCGACGTGAACCGCAAGCAGGCCGCCGCCGAGGTGGAGGGGACGATCGCCATCGCCGGCGAGGCCCGCGCGGAGATCGGCGACGTCGTGGAGGCCAAACGCTCGCTCGACCTGGGCGCGGAGCTGACGGCGGCCGCCGCGCTGATCGAGCTCACCGGCGCGACCTGCGACCTGCGCCTGGGCTTCAAGGAGATCGACAAGGAGACCGGCGGCGTGCTCGGCTGGATGGTACGCGAGGCGGCCACGAACATCGTCAGGCACAGCGACGCCCGGCACTGCCTGATCGAGCTGGACGAGGTCGACGGACGCGTTCAACTGCTGGTGCGCAACGACGGCACCCGCCGCGAAACGGGCCATCAACCCGGTTCGGGGCTCGCCGGGCTGCGCCGGCGGGTGGAGAAACTGGGTGGATCCCTGGAGGCGGGCGCCACCGGGGAAGGCGTGTTCCAGTTGCGGGTCTGCCTGCCCGCCGTACACGATCGGGAGAGTGGTCACCGGTGATTCGCGTCCTGCTCGCAGAGGACCACGGCGTCGTCAGGGGCGCCCTGACAGCTCTGCTGAACCTTACAGGCGACATCGAGGTCGTGGCCGAGGCCGACCGAGGTGACAAGGTCGTCCCGCGCGCTCTCGCCTGCGGCCCGGACGTCGCCGTCATCGACATCGAGATGCCGGGCGTCGACGGCGTCGAGGCCACCCGCCGTCTCAGACCGGCGGTGCCGGACTGCCGCGTACTCATCCTCACCGGCCTGGCCAGCGCCGCGCTGCTGAAGCGGGCGATGGAAGCGGGAGCGAGCGGATTCCTGCTCAAGGACGCCCCCACGGAGCGGCTGGCCGAGAGCATCCGCCGGGTCTCCCAGGGCGAGCGGGTGATCGACGCCTCCCTGGCCCTGGCCGCGATGAGCGCCACGGTGACCCCGCTGACCGAGCGGGAGGTGGCCGTGCTGGGGCTGGTCGGCTCGGGCGCCAGCACCGGCGAGATCGCCGCCGAACTGCACCTGTCGGCGGCGACGGTTCGCAACTACATCTCCAGCGCCATCACCAAGACCGGCGCCCGCAACAGGACCGACGCCGTTCGGATCGCCGCCGAATCAGGCTGGATCGAAGGCCTCCGCCACCCCTGACCGCCCCTCGCCCATCCGGCCCTCGATCCCGGGGGCGGCGGCCGGGCGCGGCGAAAGCCCGACGACAGCGCCACGCCAGGACCACGACAGGTCCGTTTCCTAGCGTGTGTCCGTGTAAGGGGGCCCGGTTCGACACGGAGGGGAAAACACATGCGTGGAAGGCAACTCGGCCTGGTCATGGCTTTGGCGGCCGTCGTCACGGGGGCGCTCCTGACCGCCCCGACCGCGGCGACGAACGCGGCGACGAACGCGGGGACGAGCACGGGGGCGACGGGGGCGACGACGGGGGCGCGGGCGGGGGCGCGGGCGGCGGCAGGGCCGATCGACTGCGGCGGCTGGTGGCACTACACCGGAAACAACCCGCAGTCCGTACGGATGGTGCGGTGGGGCGGCGCCAATGGGCGTCCCAGTTCAACGTCATGTCCGGCTACGTGCAGGGCATCCAGCACGGCTGGGCCCAGCTCTCCGGAGCCAAGAAGGGCGACTGGGTCACGCTGGACGTGACCACCGACGGCGGCAGGACGCGGGGGTACTGCGGGCCGTTCGAGGCGCGCTGGGACGGCGAGATCGTCATAACGCCGGCCGCGCGCACGTCAAGCGACCCGACCTGAAGTTCCGCGCCTGCGGCGCCCCGGCGGGAGTCCCCGGCAGCCGGGCGGTCTGCACGACGCCCTGGTGATCCGACCCGGGGGACGCGTCAGGGATACGTTGAGTGCCCTCGCGGGCCGACGCCAGGGCCGGCGTGCCCGTCAGTTTCTCGATGATCTCATAGTCGTCGTCGGGGCAGAGGCACAACCCGATCAGCGGGTAGACGAGCACGTGCGCGGGGAGCTTGCGAACGCGACGCTCCCCGCATCCGCGCATGGCGATGGCCGGGTCCAGGACCTGGCAAGGGATCAGCGAAGTCAGCGCGCAAACCGCGCTCGGATCCGTCAACCGCCCGGAACCGCCCGTGTCCCTGGAAAGATCATCAAGCGTCGCTACCTGCAAGATCGCTGTCTGGGCGGCATAGGACCGCTCGCCTGACTCTTAAGCGGGCCGCGGACATCCAGGCTGGCTGGGAGGCGAAGGCCCAGACCTACCCGGCGGCGGGTCAGGCGTTGGTCTTCACATTGCTTGAGTCGCGGGCACTCCGGCGCTGGCGTGCCCTCCTTACTACGTAGACCGGGGAGATCAGCAGGGCCAGGGAGCCAAGCGTGAGTACGACTGATCCCACGACATCGAAGCGCCCCGGCCTATAGACCGCTGCGGGACCGCCGACATCGATCGCCGATACCCGGTCACCGGATGCAAGCTCGTACCGGTTGAACCCTCGGATGCTGATGTAGTCCTCGCGTCGGTCGGCGGAGACATAGGAGCCGGACCAGGAGCAGCTGGTACGGGGACCGCAGACGCCCAGCTCTTGAGCGGTGAAGGTCCCCATGACACCGTCGCCCCGCACGGCCCTCACCTCGAATGCGATGGTGCGGACGGCGAGGAGCGTCATCAAGATGCCCGCCACCAGCAGCACCGGCACGAGGAGCAAGATAAGAGTAAACGCGCGCCGGGTCTGGTGGTTCATCACCGCTCCGTAGGCCTTTAGACAGCGTTACCAACATCATCCATTCCGCAGCACGGTGTTTCCAGGGCCCTGCGGTGTGCCCTGCAGCTAACGGGTGGTCGAGTGATGGGCGATCGATGTCGCCCTGGTTGGCAAATTAAACAACGCCATCGGCCGACCTGGCCCGGAGGGCACCCGGTCCGGGGTGGGTATCAGGCGGCCCACCGCTTCGGAGGTCAACGGGTGGGTTCGATGGCGCCGTTCAGGCGCGGGTGCGCCGTCAGGCGCGCCCCTGGAAGGGCAGTCCGAGCGGAGCGAGGGCCTTTGGGGTTGGGGTGGGTGTCAGCAGGGTCACCACCCAGTCGGGTAACGGGTGGGTGGTTTTGGCCCACCTACCCCGGTCGACTTCGCTGACGTATTAGCCTGATAATTGCGTCCCGCTTTTTTCTGGATGGGAGGGCGGATGAAGGCCGATCCCGTTGTTCTGCTTACGGCGGTGTTCAGTCTCCTTCTTGGGCTCGGGGCCTTCGGCTGGCAGTGGCGTTCGCCGGACGGTGGGAACGAGCGGGTGCACATGATCTCCTGGACCCTGCTCGCGCTCTTTCCCGTCACGCTCCTGTTCTCATTCTTCCCGCAGAGCCAATTCTCCGCCGAGATCAAGGGTGCCACCATGACGGGCGCCGTCGGGTTATGGGCGTTCATCTGGTGGTACGGGCTGCGGTCCCTGCGCACCGCGAACCGGGCCGATGAATATCGGAAGGAGATCCGTGCGCTGCGGGAGCAGATCGACACGCATGCCAAGATGCGGCGGCCGCAGCCCATCGAGGAGACGCGCACGTACGAGTACGCCGTCCACGGCCGGCCCTCCCGGCGGCTCGTGCTCATCACCGGCGACCTGCGCAACGTCAAGGACGTGGACGTCTGGGTGAACTCCGAGAACACCGACATGCAGATGTCCAGGTTCCACGAGCGGTCGATCTCCGCCGTCATCCGGTACGAGGGCGCCCTGCGCGACCCCCTGACCGGGCGGGTGGTCGAGGACTGCGTGGCCGACGAGCTCGGCCGGCGGGTGGGTGCCAACGTGCCCGTGGAGCCGGGAATCGCCATCGTGACCGGGGCGCACCAGCTCGCCGGGCGCAACGGCGTCATGGGCATCGTGCACGCCGCCGCCGTCCACGGGGCCGCCGGCGTCGGGTACCGCCGGGTGGACGATCTCGGAACGTGCGTGCGCAACGTGTTCCTGCGGGCCGAGGAGATCGCCGACGGCGGGCGGCGGGCGGGTTCTATCGTGTTTCCCATCTTCGGGACCGGGGAGGCGGCGGCCGATGTCGAGTCCACGGTCCAGAGCATGCTGACGGCCATTGTCGCCCACCTGACCGACGGCCGTCCCCGGCACGTCGAAACCGTCTATTTGCTGGCCTACACCGACGCGGAATTGGCGGTCTGCGAAAAAGCGCTTGACGCGTGCGCGCATATCTCTTCGGCCGGGAAGGCCGGGAAGAAACGTACCCGGCAAAAATAGGTGTCGCCCGGCGGGCCGGATTCCTTAATCTCGGTCCCGTGGACATCCCGACTCTTCTCCAGCATTTCAGGACGCACGACGCCCCTTTGGTTCTGTCCAGGGGCGGCGATCTGGCCTGGGACGACGCGGAGCTCCACCGCACTGCCCGGCTGAGCGACCCCGAGGGATACGCGCTGCTGGCGCTGGTGCTCGGTGCGCTCCCCTGGCAGCGGGCCCGCGTGCTGCTGTGCACGCTGGCCGCCTCGCAGGACGGCCTGGACGAGCGCACTCGCGCGATTCTGGCCAAGGTCACGAGGGCGCTCATGTTCGGCCTGCCGCCGGCGTACGCCGTCACCGCGCTCCTGGCGCTGCGGCGGCTGCGCGTCAACCACAAGCACGCCACGCGGGCCGTCGTCGCGTTCGTCCTGGAGCACCCGGAGGCCGACGCGCTCATCGAGGCCCGCCGGCCGGCGCTGGTCGACTGTTTCGAGCATGCGCTCGGCAAGGCGACCGCGCGCGGGTGCGCCCGCCTGATCGCGGAGGGTGACACCGGCTCCGGCCGGCTGCGCAGGAGCCTGCTGCGCTTCACCTCCGACCCGGCCGCGGCGATCGGGCGGGTTCGGGCGCTCTACGCGCCCGGCACGTACGGCGCGGTGGCCCCGCAGGAGCCGCCGGCGCCGCTCGACCAGGTCGGGGAGCGCCCGCCCATCGTCACGCCGACCAACCGGGGCGACATCGCCGCGACGCTGGTGCATCTCTACCGGGGCGGACCGGCCGCCGAGCTGCGTCCCGCGCTGGCGGGGTACGTGGCGGAGGCGACGCGCGGGCTGCCGCGCCTGGCCGGCCACGTGGCCGTGGTGCTCGACACGTCGGGGTCGATGCGGGGGTACGGCGACCGGGAGTGGGCGGTCATGTCGCAGGCGGCGGCGCTGAGGCTGGTCCTGGCCGAGGTTTGCGAGCGTCTCACTGTGATCGAGACGGGTGGGGTTTGCGAGCGTCTCACGGTGGCCGAGGCAGGCGGGGTTTGTGAGCGCCTCGCGGTGTTCGAGGTCGCCGCAACAGCGGTCGAGGTCGCCGATGCAGCGGTTGAGGCGGCCGAAGAGGTGGTCGAGACTGCCGAAGGTGCGACCGATCTGGCGACCCGGCTGCTTGACGCCCTGGACGCCCGGCCCGACCTGGTGGTGATCGTGACCGACGGCTACGAGAACGTCCTGCCGGGCGACCTGGCCAGGGTCGTGGCCACGCTGCCCCGCGCGGGCGTCACCACTCCGGTGGTGCTCTGCCAGGCCACGTTCACCGCGGGCGACGACCTGACCCTGCGCGACCCGGCGCCGCGGCTGCCGCGCCGGCCGTTCTGGCATCAGGACGACTTCGCCGGGCTCCTGCCGTGGCTGTTCGGCCACTGCGCGCCCGGCCGTGACTGGATCCGTACGGCCATGCTGAGCCGGCTCGAAGGCCGGCTCGAAGGCCGGCTCGAAGGCCGACTCGAAGGCCAACTCGAAGGCCAACTCGAAGGCGGGCTCGAAGGCGGGCTCGAAGGCGGGCTCGAAGGCGGGCTCGAAGGCCGACTGGAAGGACGACTGGAAGGAGGACGCATATGACCGCCCTCGAGACGCTCCTGCCCGCGCCGCTCGACCTGCGCGGCTACCGCGCGGGCGCGCCACAGCGGGCCGGGGCGCTGACCATGGTGCCGATCTGGGGTCCGGAGCGGCCGGGCATCGTGCCGCCCCGCTCCGGGCTGAAGCTCGAGCGGGTCGTCGGGTACGGCCAGGTCGAGCTGCTCAACGGCGCCCGCGAGGGCGTGGCGATCGTGCCGCTGCACATCGGCTACATCCAGGACGCCGCCCAGAACCACGCCCTGTGCTCCGCGGCGCTGATGGGCGCCGGGCAGACGAGGCGGTTCGACGACGCCTGCTGCGTCCAGGCCGGCCAGGGCGGCTACCTGGAGGGCCGCGACCAGTGGTTCTTCGTGCTGCCGGTCGAGCTGCGGGCCAAGGCGCTGGAGCTGCGCGGGCACCACGACTACGCCAAGCTGTGGCCGGACATCTCCAAGCTCAACGCCGCCTGCGGGCTGCCGTCTCGCGGGCACCTGGAGCAGATCCTGTCGCGCAAGCGGGCGACGCTGACCCAGTTCCAGAGCCGGCTGGAACTGCTGCCGGGCCAGCTCGGCGCGCTGTTCTTCGTGGGCGACAGGTTCGCGGGGCTGGAGCTGGCGCCCGATCCGGTGTATTTCGCCGAGGTGTGGATGGCGCTGGTCTGCTTCGCGTACGGGGTCGCCGCCTGGCGGGCCGAGCCCGAGCGGCCCCCGGCGGCGCCGTACGACGCCGGCAGCCTGGCCGAGCTGCGCGCGGAGCTGGCGCGCGACCGGGCCGCGCGCCAGGCCGAGGTGGCCTCCTGGCTGCCCGCGCCCGCCGGTGACGTGCGCCTGGTCGAGGAGGAGCGCTACCTCGACCTGCGGCTGTCCACCGTGACCGGCGACGGGCTGGCCGGGCAGGTGGTCGTCGAGCACGGGCGGCCGGTGTACGCGTCGCTGTTCGCGAGCCGGTAAAAGCCGGTTGCGGCGGGTCCACGGCGACAGCCGGTAAATCCGGTTGCGGCGGGTCCACGGCGACAGCCGGTAAATCCGGTTGCGGCGGGTCCACGGCGACAGCCGGTAAATCCGGTTGCGGCGGGTCCAGGACGACAGGTTGAATGATCAGTGCGGGAACTGCGCCGGGCGCGGCGGGCTCAACCCCTCATGCCATGTAAGGGCGTCGTTTCGAGAACGGCTCTATGGTCCGTCGAGGCGCCGGCCACCGGTCCCGCACTGAGATCTTGCCAGCCCTCTGACTGGGTGTTACCTCTTGCGGGATGCGTGCAATCAGCGCATCCCTGAGACGCAGGAGGGAAATACGTGTCCTGGTTACGCAGCGCACTCGTCGCCGTCGCGCTCGCCGCGTCGGCCCTACCCCTCGCAGGGCCCGCCCGGGGCGAACCCGGCGGGCAGGCCCCCATCCATGACTTCCAGGCCGAACAGCACAGCAAGCCGGACGTGGACAACCGGCAGGGCCGGGTCGCCCCGCCCGCCGGACTGAACGCCCGCAGCGCCGGGGCGGCGGCCGACATCCGCTGGAACGCTCTCGGCACCCCCGCGGCCGTCACCAGCGCCGAACCGCTGGCCGAAGGACTCGGGTCCGATCCCGAGCAGGCCGCCCGCACGTACCTCAAGGACAACCCCGCCGTCTTCGGCCTGTCCGCGCAGGCGGTGGACGCGCTGGAGCGGGTCGCGGTCAACCCGATCGGCGCGGGTCACGCCGTACTGCTGCGCCAGCGCTTCGGTAACCTGCCGGCCGGCGTGGACGGCCTCGTCGCGGTCGGCGTGGTGAACGGCCAGATCAGGCACGTCACCTCCTCGCTGTCCCGCGAGATGGAGGCGCCGCCGGCCGCGACGATCACCGCGCAGCAGGCGCTGGAGATCGCGGCCAGGGACGGCGGCATCGACCTGGCCACGGCGACCACCAAGCAGGCCACCCCGGTGGCGGTGCCCGCTCCCGACGGGGTGCACAGCGCGTACCAGGTGGTCCTGATCGGCGGCTCGCAGGGCGAGGCCGCCGGATACACGACGCACGTGGACGCGGTCAGCGGCGCCATCCTCGTACGCGAGAACCTGGTCGACCACTTCGACCCCGAGAACCCCCGCTGGAAGGCCTTCCCGGCGAACCCGCGCGACGACTACTCCTCCCGCGACACCCGCCAGACCTGGTGCTTCGCGGCCGGCCCCGGCTGCGACTACGTGACCGGCGGCGACCCGGCGACCGGCAAGGCGTGGGACGTCGACCACACCACGGACGCCTCGACGAACACCAGCGCCGGCAACTCGACCAAGACGACCGAGAACCGGGCGAACGGCGACGCGTTCAGCGTCGGGACCCGCACCAACGCGCTCACCCCGAGCAGGAACTACCTCTTCCCGTGGAAGAACACCTGGCACGAGTCCAAGTGCGACCCGGCGGTGTTCGACCAGGACGGTGAGGCCGACCTGGAAGCCGCCATCGCCAACCTGAACGCGATGCACAACAGGATGCACGACTGGTCGTATCGGCTCGGCTTCACCGAGACGGCCTGGAACATGCAGGTGGACAACGGCGCTCGCGGCGGCCTCGGCGGCGACCCCGAGCAGGGGAACGCGCAGGCGGGCGCGCGGGTGCTGTCCGTGCGCGACAACGCCAACCAGATCACCGGCCCTGACGGGATCGCGCCGATCACGAACATGTACCTGTGGCAGCCGATCGCCGGCTCGTTCTACTCGCCCTGCGTGGACGGCGACTACGACATGTCGGTCATCGGCCATGAATACACGCACGCGATCTCCGGCCGCATGATCGGCGGCCCGAACGCCGGCTGGAGCGGAGCCCAGGCCGGGGCCATGAACGAGAGCACCTCCGACCTGTTCGCGATGGAGCACCTCTTCGAGTACGGTTTCCGCCCGTCGGGCCTGACCCCGTACGTGACCGGCGGCTACGTGACCGGGGACAAGGAACGCGGCATCAGGAACTACGACATGTCCAAGTCGCCGCTGAACTACAGCGACGTCGCGTACGACATCGTCGGCCAGCAGGTGCACGCGGACGGCGAGATCTGGTCGGCCACCCAGTTCGACGTGCGCGCGGCGTTCGTCAAGCGGTACGGCGACGGCACGGCCAGGCAGCAACGGGCCTGCGCGGACGGGCAGACGCCGGTCGAGCGGTGCCCGGGCAACCGGCGCTGGGCGCAGCTGTCGTTCGACGCCCTGCTGCTGATGGCCTCGGGCGCGGTCAGCTACGTCGACCACCGCGACGCGCTGCTGGCGGCCGACGCGATGCGGTTCGGAGGCAAGAACCAGGACATCATGTGGCGCGCGTTCGCCGAGCACGGCCTGGGCAAGGGCGCGGCCAGCAACGGCCCGAACGACGCCGACCCGACGCCCAGCTTCGTCAACCCCGCGGGCAAGAACGGCTCGCTGCAGCTCAAGCCGCTGGGTGAGGCGAAGGGCGCGGCGCTGCGGCTGTACGTGGGCGACTACGAGGGCCGCGCGGTCCCGGTGGCCGACACCGACCCGGCGACGCCGCTGGGCGACACGGTGGAGATGACGCCCGGCGTGTACTCGTTCATCGTGGCGGGCGACGGGTTCGGGCACACGCGGCTGAAGTTCGTGGTGGTGGGCGGCGTGCAGTTGCCGCTCCCGCTGCCGCTGACCCGCAACCTCGCCTCGGCGGCGGGCGGCGCGACGGCCACGGGCGACGGCGTCAACCAGGCCAAGCTGATCGACGAGACCGAGGCCACGAACTGGGCCTCGCTCACCGGCGCGCCCGCCGGCAAGTCGGTCGTCGTGGACCTGGCGGGCGACGCGCCGGTCAAGGTCCGCCGCGTGCAGGTGAGCGCGATGCTGCGGCCCAACGTCAACGACGCGGCCGACCCGGGCGGGCAGAACCGCTTCTCCAGCGTGCGCTCGTTCGAGGTGCTGGCCTGCAGTTCGGGCTGCACCGACCCGGCGAACTTCACGAAGATCTACACCAGCCCCTCGGACGCCTTCAAGTCGGGGCTGCCGCGTCCCCGGGGCGCCGACATGATCTTCAAGTCGTTCGACGTGCGGGCCACCAGCGCCACGCATCTGATGTTCCGGGTGCTCAGCACGCAGTGCACCGGCAATCCGCTGTACGCCGGTGAGCAGGACCAGGACCCGAACTCCGCGACGGACTGCGCCACGGCCAGCCCGCAGCGGGAGCAGGTGCGGGCGGCCGAGTTCCAGGCGTTCTCGCACTGAGGTCGTGATTCCGTACGGCCCGCGTCCTCGGGGCGCGGGCCGTTTCGCGTGCTTGCTCTCCACTAGTTCGAGGTCGTACTATTCGCTGCAGAGTTAGTTAGGTGTCGAATTATCTGAGGGAGAAGTATGCGTACCCTGATCCGTGGCGTCCGGGTCTTCGACGGCGAGCGGACCGTCCCGGCGGCCGATGTGGTGATCGACGGCGACCGCATCGGCGCGGTCGCCGGCCCGGCGGACGTCGCGAGCGGCGGCGACCGTACCGGCGCGGTCGGCGGCCCGGCGGACCTCGCAAGCGGCGGCGGCGTGGATGCCGTGATCGATGGCGCGGGGAAGACCCTGCTGCCGGGCCTGATCGACGCGCACACGCACGCCTTCGACGGCGACCTGGCCGAGGCGCTGACGTTCGGCGTCACCACCGAGCTCGACATGAACAACCTGCCGCCGCTCCTCGCCGCCCAGCGCCGGCAGGCCGCCGAACGCGACGACGTGGCCGACATCCGCAGCTCCAGCATGATCGCCACCGCCCCGAACGGGCACCCGACCCAGATCATGACCCCGGACGTGCTCAAGGCCCTCGGCACGGACCGCACCCTCGACACGGTGGCCGACTCGGGCGAGGCCAAGGCGTTCGTGGAGGCGCGGCTGGCCGAGGGCGTCGACTACCTCAAGATCGCCATCGACGACGGCGGTTCGTCCGGGATGCGGCTGCCCGCCCTCGGCCCCGAGCTCGCCGCCGTCCTGGTCGAGGCCGGGCACGCCGCCGGCCTGCGCGTCATCGCGCACACGGTCACCGCCAGGGAGGCGCTCATCGCCATGGACGCGGGCGCCGACGGGCTGGCGCACCTGTACTCCGACGTGAACGAGGAGCGGGCCGAGGAGATGGCGGCCAGGATCGCCGCGTACGACGCGTTCGTGATCAGCACGATCACCTACATCGAGGCCGTCACCGGCGACCCGAACGGCCAGGAGCTGCTGCGGGACCCGCGGATCGCCGCGCGCATGTCGGACCGCTCGAAGGCCACGTTCGGCCGGGAATGGGCGGACATCCCCATGCACTCCCAGGGCGTCATGAACGCCTCGCACGCGGCCGCGGCTCTGCGACGCGCGGGCGTGCCGGTGCTGGCGGGCACGGACTGCACCCCGTTCGGGCCGGTGCACGGGGCGGGCCTGCACCACGAGCTGCTCCTGCTGACGGAGGCGGGCTGGACGGCGGAGCAGGCGCTCGCGGCGGCCACCGGCACCACGGCCCGCCTCTTCGGCCTGACGGACCGGGGCCGCATCGCCCCTGGCCTGCGAGCCGACCTGCTGCTCGTGAACGGCGACCCGACCACGGACATCACGGCGACCCGGGCCGTCGAGGAGGTGTGGCGAGGCGGCGTACGACGTAGGTGGGCCGGCTGACCGAGGTGTCACAGATCCGGCTGCCGCCCTGTCCTACGGACGGACCGGACGCTGCGCAGCGACAGGAGCGAGACCTTGCCACCAACCGGCACCACCATCCGCATTCGGGTCCGGATGAGCGCCCGCCCCATCGACGAGCCGCACCGAGCTTCGAGCCAGCTCGAGCTGCTGTTCGACCTCACCTTCGTGGTCGCGGTCGCCGCCGTCACCGCCCGGCTCGCGCACGACCTCGCCGACGGTCACGGTCTCGCCGCGCTGGTCCCGTTCCTGCAGGTGTTCTTCGCGATCTGGTGGGCGTGGATGAACTTCACCTGGTTCGCCTCCTCCTACGACACCGACGATGTCGCCTACCGGCTGCTGACGATGGTGCAGATGGCCGGCGTGCTGACCCTCGCTGCCGGCGTGCCGGCCGCGTTCGGTCACTCGGACTACGGGATCATCACCCTCGGCTACGTCATCATGAGGATCGGGCTCGTCGCCCAATGGCTGCGAGCCGGTCTCGAAGACCCGGCCGGCCGGCGCACCGCACTGCGCTACGCCGCCGGCATCGGTCTCGTGACGGCGGGCTGGGTGCTGCGCTACCTGCTCGCGGAGCTGGGTCTGCTGCCCTCCCTCGTCGGACTGCTGGTCCTCCTCTGCCTGGACGTACTGGAACTCGCGGTGCCGCGGTGGGCGGAACGGGCCAGGCCCACCACCTGGCACCCGCACCACATCGCCGAGCGCTACGGCCTGTTCACGATCATTCTGCTCGGCGAGAGCGTGCTGGCCGCGAGCAGGGGAGTGGAGGGAGCGCTCGAAGCAGGCGAGATCAGGGCAACCTTCGTCGTCATCGCCGGTTGCGGGCTCGTCCTGCTGTTCGCTCTCTGGTGGCTGTACTTCCTCGTCGAGGCGGGGGAGGGGCTCAGCGGTCGCCGGCACCGCTCGTACCTGTGGGGGTACGGCCACTACGGCATCTTCGCGGCGCTGGCGGCCCTCGGCGCCGGGCTGGAGGTGGCGGTGGAGCAGAGCGGGCACGCGGTCGCGGCGTCGCCGCAGGCACTCGGCTACGCGGTCGCCATCCCGGTCGGCGTGTATCTCGCTCTGCTGTGGGCGGCGCACGCGCTGGTCGCCGCCGAGCCCGTCATCCATCCCGCCGCGGTGCTGGGCTGTGTCGCCGCCGCCGCCTCGCTGCTGCCGCTCGCGGCGCCCTGGATC
This region includes:
- a CDS encoding sensor histidine kinase translates to MAHDSEAQVRWLTTAVVAVTGALWGLTPLAFLLDGDPGRALIALALLGGLLVVYARIVARHIAGTSQGPHRARIFLLFAVVVYGAIPFQGSVWIYTPLVVATAGLLLLPFRYGVIVLLAVAAAEYPLTLVEWGPVASSAAQRAAGVLVASVVAAGIVHYARFVRELRELRVALAEMAVDQDRLRLAGQLHDLLGQTLASITLKTELALALVDVNRKQAAAEVEGTIAIAGEARAEIGDVVEAKRSLDLGAELTAAAALIELTGATCDLRLGFKEIDKETGGVLGWMVREAATNIVRHSDARHCLIELDEVDGRVQLLVRNDGTRRETGHQPGSGLAGLRRRVEKLGGSLEAGATGEGVFQLRVCLPAVHDRESGHR
- a CDS encoding response regulator transcription factor, whose translation is MIRVLLAEDHGVVRGALTALLNLTGDIEVVAEADRGDKVVPRALACGPDVAVIDIEMPGVDGVEATRRLRPAVPDCRVLILTGLASAALLKRAMEAGASGFLLKDAPTERLAESIRRVSQGERVIDASLALAAMSATVTPLTEREVAVLGLVGSGASTGEIAAELHLSAATVRNYISSAITKTGARNRTDAVRIAAESGWIEGLRHP
- a CDS encoding transposase domain-containing protein encodes the protein MQVATLDDLSRDTGGSGRLTDPSAVCALTSLIPCQVLDPAIAMRGCGERRVRKLPAHVLVYPLIGLCLCPDDDYEIIEKLTGTPALASAREGTQRIPDASPGSDHQGVVQTARLPGTPAGAPQARNFRSGRLTCARPAL
- a CDS encoding macro domain-containing protein; translation: MFSLLLGLGAFGWQWRSPDGGNERVHMISWTLLALFPVTLLFSFFPQSQFSAEIKGATMTGAVGLWAFIWWYGLRSLRTANRADEYRKEIRALREQIDTHAKMRRPQPIEETRTYEYAVHGRPSRRLVLITGDLRNVKDVDVWVNSENTDMQMSRFHERSISAVIRYEGALRDPLTGRVVEDCVADELGRRVGANVPVEPGIAIVTGAHQLAGRNGVMGIVHAAAVHGAAGVGYRRVDDLGTCVRNVFLRAEEIADGGRRAGSIVFPIFGTGEAAADVESTVQSMLTAIVAHLTDGRPRHVETVYLLAYTDAELAVCEKALDACAHISSAGKAGKKRTRQK
- a CDS encoding vWA domain-containing protein, translated to MDIPTLLQHFRTHDAPLVLSRGGDLAWDDAELHRTARLSDPEGYALLALVLGALPWQRARVLLCTLAASQDGLDERTRAILAKVTRALMFGLPPAYAVTALLALRRLRVNHKHATRAVVAFVLEHPEADALIEARRPALVDCFEHALGKATARGCARLIAEGDTGSGRLRRSLLRFTSDPAAAIGRVRALYAPGTYGAVAPQEPPAPLDQVGERPPIVTPTNRGDIAATLVHLYRGGPAAELRPALAGYVAEATRGLPRLAGHVAVVLDTSGSMRGYGDREWAVMSQAAALRLVLAEVCERLTVIETGGVCERLTVAEAGGVCERLAVFEVAATAVEVADAAVEAAEEVVETAEGATDLATRLLDALDARPDLVVIVTDGYENVLPGDLARVVATLPRAGVTTPVVLCQATFTAGDDLTLRDPAPRLPRRPFWHQDDFAGLLPWLFGHCAPGRDWIRTAMLSRLEGRLEGRLEGRLEGQLEGQLEGGLEGGLEGGLEGGLEGRLEGRLEGGRI
- a CDS encoding ARPP-1 family domain-containing protein → MTALETLLPAPLDLRGYRAGAPQRAGALTMVPIWGPERPGIVPPRSGLKLERVVGYGQVELLNGAREGVAIVPLHIGYIQDAAQNHALCSAALMGAGQTRRFDDACCVQAGQGGYLEGRDQWFFVLPVELRAKALELRGHHDYAKLWPDISKLNAACGLPSRGHLEQILSRKRATLTQFQSRLELLPGQLGALFFVGDRFAGLELAPDPVYFAEVWMALVCFAYGVAAWRAEPERPPAAPYDAGSLAELRAELARDRAARQAEVASWLPAPAGDVRLVEEERYLDLRLSTVTGDGLAGQVVVEHGRPVYASLFASR